The Lynx canadensis isolate LIC74 chromosome D1, mLynCan4.pri.v2, whole genome shotgun sequence genome has a segment encoding these proteins:
- the CLNS1A gene encoding methylosome subunit pICln translates to MSFLKSFPPPGSAEGLRQQQPETEAVLNGKGLGTGTLYIAESRLSWLDGSGLGFSLEYPAISLHAVSRDLNAYPREHLYVMVNAKFGEESKESVAEEEEEDDSDDDVEPIAEFRFVPNDKSALEAMFTAMCECQALHPDPEDEDSDDYDGEEYDVEAHEQGQGDIPTFYTYEEGLSHLTAEGQATLERLEGMLSQSVSSQYNMAGVRTEDSIRDYEDGMEVDTTPTVAGQFEDADVDH, encoded by the exons ATGAGCTTCCTCAAAAGTTTCCCGCCGCCCGGCTCGGCTGAGGGGCTCCGGCAGCAGCAGCCAGAGACCGAGGCTGTGCTGAACGGCAAGGGCCTCGGCACCGGCACCCTTTACATCGCTGAGAG CCGCCTGTCTTGGTTAGATGGCTCTGGATTAGGATTCTCACTGGAATACCCCGCTATTAGCTTGCATGCGGTGTCCAGGGACCTAAATGCCTATCCACGAGAGCATTTGTATGTTATGGTGAATGCCAAATTTGGAG AGGAATCAAAAGAATCTGTTgctgaggaagaagaagaagacgacagTGATGATGATGTTGAACCTATTGCTGAATTTAGATTTGTGCCTAATGATAAGTCAGCAT TGGAGGCAATGTTCACTGCAATGTGTGAATGCCAGGCTTTGCATCCAGATCCTGAGGATGAAGATTCAGATGATTACGATGGAGAAGAATATGATGTGGAAGCACATG aacaaGGGCAGGGAGACATCCCTACATTTTACACCTATGAAGAAGGATTGTCCCATTTAACAGCAGAAGGCCAAGCCACATTGGAGAGATTAGAAGGAATGCTTTCTCAGTCTGTGAGCAGCCAATACAACATGGCTGGAGTTCGGACAGAAGATTCAATAAGAGATTATGAAG